One window from the genome of Proteiniborus sp. DW1 encodes:
- a CDS encoding alpha/beta hydrolase: protein MHQDGYVRAYDGLELYCVKSIPENPKGIVVIVHGFAEHLGRYEYLTKRLNEHNYGVYRFDNRGHGKTKGDRGHIDKFEDFLYDADTIVEMAKAENELLPIFMLGHSMGGFITAAYGIKYKDKLKGQIFSGAATATSPQVKGMKGEIFGLINKFAPKLRIKNPISNKLCKKQEVVHNYLKDPLNLKDATLNFYVEFLIRGVKWLNANIEEYAYPCLILHGEEDKIVSKEASKNFYEKICSVDKKIIIFEGLYHEIMNEETRDDVIDHICAWLESKCTESM from the coding sequence ATGCATCAAGATGGCTATGTTAGAGCATATGATGGGTTAGAGTTATATTGTGTGAAGAGTATACCTGAAAATCCTAAAGGAATAGTAGTAATAGTTCACGGATTTGCTGAACATTTAGGAAGGTATGAGTATTTAACTAAGAGGTTAAATGAACACAACTACGGAGTTTATAGATTTGACAATAGGGGACATGGGAAAACTAAGGGAGATAGGGGGCATATCGATAAGTTTGAAGACTTCCTATATGATGCAGATACTATTGTGGAAATGGCAAAAGCAGAAAATGAGCTTCTTCCAATTTTTATGCTGGGGCATAGTATGGGAGGATTTATTACTGCAGCTTATGGTATCAAATATAAGGACAAACTAAAGGGACAGATTTTTTCAGGAGCAGCAACAGCAACATCACCTCAGGTTAAAGGAATGAAGGGAGAAATATTTGGATTAATAAATAAATTTGCACCTAAGCTTAGAATTAAAAATCCCATTTCAAACAAACTATGTAAAAAACAAGAAGTAGTGCATAATTATCTAAAAGATCCCTTAAACTTAAAAGATGCTACTTTGAACTTTTATGTTGAATTCTTAATAAGGGGAGTAAAATGGTTAAATGCTAATATAGAAGAGTATGCTTATCCTTGTTTAATACTACATGGTGAGGAGGATAAGATCGTTTCTAAGGAAGCATCTAAGAATTTTTATGAGAAAATATGCTCTGTCGATAAAAAAATAATAATTTTTGAAGGGCTATATCATGAAATAATGAATGAAGAAACAAGAGACGATGTTATTGACCATATATGTGCTTGGCTAGAGTCTAAATGCACTGAAAGTATGTAA